A genomic stretch from Thermodesulfobacteriota bacterium includes:
- a CDS encoding glycosyltransferase, whose product MTTHLLVSYHTCPLEEPGEGLAGGMNIFLRGLLRGLGAAGWPTDVVTRATGPTVEITTPFPGVRIFHVPCRWAASPTRESAYASLERFTRNCRLLLLGEGILPGIVSAHYWMSGVAARRLSDAPIVLSYHTVEARKPRAGGDAEPPLAAVRREAESALASDVSRVVFFTGHDMDRNVGIYPCLAGKSVVIPPGVDTRFRVPVPREVARSFLGLPPDGEIFLFAARGDPGKNLDTALEAFRAVRSRREGRQTLVVAGMEAGAGPPEERVVRFGPVPHDSMAMLYSAADAVICPSLYESFGLVPLEALSAAVPVIVPEGTYWGDKVRAEGGGLAYPPGDPEGLAGAMLSLLADPSLRARLSVGGPRIADPFTWARCTGAWAELLASVSTSGNRR is encoded by the coding sequence GGCGAGGGGCTCGCCGGCGGGATGAACATCTTCCTGCGGGGGCTGCTCCGCGGGCTGGGAGCGGCGGGGTGGCCGACCGACGTCGTCACGCGCGCCACCGGGCCGACCGTCGAGATCACGACGCCGTTCCCCGGAGTGCGGATCTTCCACGTCCCCTGCCGCTGGGCCGCTTCCCCGACGCGGGAAAGCGCCTACGCCTCGCTCGAGCGCTTCACCCGGAACTGCCGCCTGCTGCTGCTCGGGGAGGGGATCCTCCCGGGCATCGTGTCGGCCCATTACTGGATGTCGGGCGTGGCGGCCCGCAGACTCTCCGACGCCCCGATCGTCCTCTCCTACCACACGGTGGAAGCGAGAAAGCCCCGGGCCGGAGGGGACGCGGAGCCGCCGCTCGCCGCCGTGCGCCGGGAGGCGGAGTCGGCGCTGGCTTCCGACGTTTCCCGCGTGGTGTTCTTCACCGGGCACGACATGGATCGGAACGTAGGGATCTACCCGTGCCTGGCCGGGAAGTCGGTCGTCATCCCTCCGGGAGTCGACACGCGGTTCCGGGTCCCGGTTCCCCGGGAGGTCGCCCGGTCGTTTCTCGGGCTCCCGCCCGACGGAGAGATTTTCCTGTTCGCGGCGCGCGGCGATCCCGGGAAGAACCTGGACACGGCTCTGGAGGCATTCCGCGCCGTCCGGTCGCGGCGGGAAGGGCGGCAGACCCTGGTGGTCGCGGGCATGGAGGCGGGGGCGGGGCCGCCGGAGGAGCGGGTCGTCCGGTTCGGCCCGGTGCCGCACGACAGCATGGCGATGCTGTACTCGGCCGCGGACGCGGTGATCTGCCCGTCGCTGTACGAGTCGTTCGGGCTGGTCCCGCTCGAGGCGCTGTCCGCCGCCGTCCCGGTGATCGTGCCGGAAGGGACGTACTGGGGGGACAAGGTCCGGGCGGAGGGAGGCGGGCTGGCCTACCCGCCGGGCGATCCGGAGGGACTCGCCGGGGCGATGCTCTCCCTCCTTGCCGATCCGTCGCTCCGGGCCCGGCTGTCCGTCGGCGGGCCGAGGATCGCGGACCCGTTCACGTGGGCGAGGTGCACGGGGGCGTGGGCGGAGCTTCTCGCGTCCGTTTCCACGTCCGGTAATCGGCGATGA